The sequence ATAGTCATTTGATGATGAGGTTTAACAGCAAAAGAATCAGCTTCTTCCACTTTTCGCACCTGCCAAACTGCAAAAAATCGAATCTTAGCCAATTAAACTAATGGGTTTTCACACTCTTAATGCCCAAGAGCTATAAATTAACCTTTAAACTCAAAATGACATGAAAGAGCTACACAGGAATAACGAAAGGAGAGAAAAGAAGTGCAGCTGACTATTCATATCTGTGATGGTTTTGATGAGTTGCTGATATTTAGCGTGTAAAAAAATGTGACCTGAAATAAAGAAAGACAACCTCTCATTTCCCCCGGATTGGGTCCCTTTGGTATGTTTGATTCTTTCGGAGTCAATGTCGTACAATTGCGGAGTTGGAAGAGAGAGAAGATGGGCCACGGAAGAGATGGATCTCCCCAACTGGATATTCTTCTTCGAGAACGGTGGCATTGGGGAATAATTGGTGATGACAAAGTATATGCCCTCTCAACCTAAATACATATTTCACTGCTGGAGAATTCTGTTAAAATAataccgtctcacggatcttaatctgtgagacggattcacaataaaaaataatactcttagcataaaaagtaatattttttcatgaatgacccaaataagagatacatctcaaaaatacgacccgtgagatcgtctcacacaagtttttgtcttcttTTAAATCCTATTATTGTTTATTTCAATTTCTTATAAgtaaagaaattaaaatatttgatacaAAGTAACAAAAAAATGCATACAAACAATACAAAAACTGGGCAGAAACGAAAAAGCACGTGCAATATACCAATTTAGTTTGAACTTAAAAGACATAATAATGGTAAGACAAGAGCCAACTAATTCCAAAACAACATTAGTATCATCATGTGAAAGATCCTTGCCACGAATCCTGTTTGATCTCAGCCGTCCATTAATTAAACTAGCTTGCTTCTAAAGCAACTCATCTTCATTAGTTCAAATGACGTAaatgtgaagaagaaaatctAACGACATTATAACAAACGTGTAAGTTAATCCAAATTTTGGTCAACTCTCTAATGATAATGCATTTGTTGATGGAGAGACTTGTGAATCATTGATTTGGTACGGATGGTTTATTTCTAGTGTGAAATAGTCTCTTCGATTGGGCCTGGTTAGTTGGGTTGCCTCTCAGTCCATCTAAGCTAGGCCCATAAATGCTGTTTTTTTGTACAAACCCCATCCATAGTAACAAGGAAAGTCAAACTCATATTTCTTCAAGGACATATGGGCCCTTTAAAAGCCTGAGCCCAAATTGGGTTTACCAAACAGTGGTCCAAATTTATTGACGACCACTTGTGCGTGTGACTAGCACTTAGAACAGAAAGTCATGTGTGTGGTGCGGTTCACTAGAATACAAAAATTCATTCGAGATCgtcttataattttataaaatagttctcttattcattaatttttttaaacatattattttttatatcgaaaatattaattttcagtcTTTCAAATTAGATTGATCTAAAACTCGaagaaatttgtaaaataatcttgattaactatttatttaagaaaatgacatctTCAAGTGTATGAAAATGACATCTTCAAagttattttcttaaataaatagctgatcaaagttaaaaaacaaaatatccaaCTCGTTTTATGTCTAATAGTGTTGCATGTGACATAATGAGGAAATTGGTTAAATAATATCggtcaattattttttaacaaaaatacatcttcagatatatttgaaaataaaaagttatttttttaaaaaaataatttacggagatttaaaaaaaatatatgtgagaGAGAACAATATAATAAAGAAACAATAATAAGAGTAGAAAGCTAAAGTCAGTACAAAGAAGAAGATAACAAACGATGTTGCTGAAGCAAGGGCCAGTGGCCTGGAGCCCTAATCAACCTAGAATTTTTTCCAGgttttcatcatctattggaACCCTAAAATCTCTCATTCCCAATTATTCTTTCACTCGTGCAACAGTTGATGGCACTCGTTTCAATGCCACTGCTTGTACCAGTCATGTTAGATGTGTATGTAAATGTGAGGGTTTTCTGCATGAAATGCCATCCGCTGTCAATTTCAAGGTAGTTTTTGATGAGATGCAGATTTTCCTTTTGAATTTCAGTGAATGGGCAGTCTTAGGTGAATCGTGAAGTTTGTGTTGTTTGTCTCCGGTTAATCTGGAAATATTCGAAATTTTGTTCGTTAAGTGGCTTAagaattgtaatgcctttcCCTGTGAGTTTCCTTTTGATTCACGGCCTGCTGCGAAATTCATTTTTGTCTGGGCCTCGTGTAGTTTTATTAGCTTTTGATTTGTTGTGTTCTTGAAATGGTCAGATTGTTAATTAGGCGAGGGCtacgttgattttttactttatGAGGATGAAGAACGTGGATACCACCCACCCAAATCGGCTCGAATAGGACGTGATTCATCCTAGATTGTTACTTTTTATATGGTCGCTTCACTGAGTTATAATTAGAGGTATCCTCCCAGAATCCAATTTGTATTATGGACTCACAAGAAAATCCATTGAATTGAATTGCTCGTATAATTTATCTTGAAGATGATGAGTGATTGTTAGTGTGGTGGCGGCATATAAAAACTGTAATCTTGAGAATCCAAAATAAAGAACTAGTGCTGATTTAAAAAAGCATATTTTAGTATCACTGTGGCGGTTTCCTAAATTTTATTCTGAATCAAGTGCTAAACTAGTTCTCTTTCACAGAAACTCATTATTCTGCTATCAAGTGTGAATGTAagcgtgttttattgcatcaaATGCATTACAGAACCACTGAAGAACCTTTACAATTTCTGTTGCATGTAGTTTCTCGCGTATCTGTTTCATTGCGTCAAATGCATTGAGGAACCGCTTAAGAACCTTTACAATTTATGTTGCATGTAGTTTCTCGCGTATCTGTTTCGATTTTTGTTATGCTATCTGTCACAGCCAGCCCACCACCAGCAAATGCCGAGCCCAACCCAACTTCTTCAAAAGATATTGTTTATCAAAGACACACTCATGGGAAGTACAAGGTGGTAGATTAGATCATAAAATTCtagatttattttgtttttaaattcctTAAATAAGAGCTTATCTCAATTAGTTAGGAAGATATCGTCTAGGAAGATATCATTTGGATTAGATAGTTAGTTAGGAAGATATCATCTAGGAAGCTATCATTGGATTAGATAGGGATTCTTAACTTTTAGTTTGGATTGTCAAAACTTTGTATATATATCTATCAGAAGTGAGGAAATAAAGGATTGAATTGTGTTGCTTCTACCAAAGTCGGAGATCGTGAGGTCTCTCTTCAACGAGCCTCAATCTCCAATTATCAAAATAGCGAGACGTGGGCGAAAATATCAGAAACACGCTCACAATATTGCGAATGGTGAATTCTCCATAAATCGCCCCATAACTAGATTCATTACCCGCGAACATAACACTATCTCTGATGCTCTTCTACATCAATTATCCAATACAACCTAGAGAGAGAGAAACTTGACATTGTGGCTCTCAtttgaatcaaaatttttgatattttattagtaACATAGTTGTACCTTATGAGACACGCTTCAATATCTAAATTTAGAATTTGGTTTCATTGTCCATCGAagtgtatttttattttggattCTTTAATATATGCTTTATCTCAATTTTACCTAGGATTGATCACATTTAGCTTGCATTTTTTATGCTCACTCTTGCAGGCAACTTTACGTTCAAGGCTCCCAGCTACGGCTCTCTTAGTCGTAAATGGATTAATGTTTGCCAAACCTTTTGAAGCGATTGCAGAAACATGTGTAGCTAACAATTCAGTTTTCAGTATGAATATGCCGTTGTTGCTTTTTGTTGCTCTTGTTGGTGCCACTGTCGGAGGTAATGCATAAGCACCTCATGGTTCATTCACATCTGTTGTCCATGGTTGTGAGTTGATGTTGCTAGTCATGAACTTCTAAGAGTATTCAGTTGGTTGTTGCTAAATCATCTTACCTTATGTGTTCTTGCTATCATCTATTTCTCCGTCTTAATATTCTGATTtcgtttaatttttattcattctTTAGGGATGCTCTTTGAATACCGTGAAAGCAAGGTTTCGATTTTCCTGGTTGGATGTAGTTGATGATATTCTGTCACATTTTTAAGATATTAGAAGCCAATGCTAATTTATAGAATTCTTAGTTTGCAACTTATCAGCTGTTCGATTTCGGAAAACCTCAAGATTTTCTTCCATGCTTGTTCGTGTTTATTATTCTTGGTTCTAGTTTTAGTCAAACCAAGGATTTTGTTGCTTTTACCCATTCAAATTTTATGTTAATGTTCCATGATGCAGGGCTACGTGCACGAGAGAGGAAAGGAGAACTGAAGCGGCTTAACGAGCAGCTGCGCCAGATCAACACAGCTCTAAGAAGGCAAGCTAAAATTGAATCTTATGCTCCCAGTTTGAGTTATGCTCCAGTTGGTGGAAGAATATCAGAAAATGAAATAATTGTTGATGAGAGAAAGCAATATCTAATTTCTCGTCTGAAAAATGGGAAAAATTTTCTTCGAAATCAAGATCTAGAGAACGCTTGTTTCGAGTTTAAATCGGCGCTCGAGCTTGCTCAGAAGTTAGAAGATCCTATTGAGGAAAAGAAAGCTGCAAGGGGCTTAGGTATTCATGCTCTGCACATATAATTTTTGATTTCCTCAGTAATATTGCTTCCTTAAAAGTAAGATTCCAATTGATACTCTGTGAAATTGAATGTCTTGTTTGGTTTGACTGATTAAATTAATACATGCCTCAGGAGCTTCACTTCAAAGGCAAGGCAAATATCGCGATGCCATCAAATATCACTCTGTGGTTCTTGAAATTTCACAGAGAGAAGGAGATGAGTCTGGAAACACCGAAGCTTATGGAGCTATAGCTGATTGTTATACTGAACTTGGGGATCTGGAACGAGCTGCTAAATACTATGACCAGTATATTGCAAGGTTACAATCTGACTGATCTTTCTGTTTCCAGAACTCCCCCGTTACGGTTGTTGAGGATGCCACGTATTAGTTGAGTTCATTTAACATGGTATGCTGATGATAAATTTAGGGCAGAGCTAAATCTTTTGTGTTTATATATTCATGATTGCAGGTTTCGAGGGAATTTTGAGTACAAGTAATCATGTGGGTATTTTGAATCATTCTATGATTGTGGCGCCTGTTGAGCCACTTTGCGGCTTTGTAATATAGGCgcaatttcatattttgatatCTTTATACTGATAAATATACATAGGATCCACATCCATTTTACAATAGCGTACGTACAACCTTTTTTTGTATTCTGTAACCAGTGAATAAAGTATATTTGAATTCTTGTAGTAGTAAAGGATTGGTGTCACAGTTTCCATGccatttaattcaaaatttactgAGACACTCCAGACAAACCTTTTTCAAACTTTTTTGTCACAAAGGGAAAATAAaggtaaatatttgaaattttcataaaactaaATATTCATGGTATGATTGCTATCCCCACCATGATTCAAAAAGAACTCTCAAAATTGTGGTCATGAGTAAGAAATTCTGATTCTTTAGATGAAGAATTGTGGAGACCAAAAGAAAGATGCTGCGGTAGTGCATAACCATTTGAACACAATGGCAGTGGAATTGTTGATTgccataaaattatttaaaataaaacttgtgggatgtgtatggttttaatttttaaaataaaaataactgtacTGGGtatgattttgaaatttataaagaCCTTTTTCTGAATCCTACCCTCTCCTTATTAAACTCTAGTAACGTAAGTTGTGATTTGTTAAAGGTAACATAGCATTTACCAACTCTATTCCAATTCCTCTCGGGGCCCCccacatttttttcttttgaccAAATGTTTTTTCCATGAGATTGTTTTACTCTTTTATGGCAAATTTGTTCATTTACATTTTATCACATTTATTTCTCATTGTTGCAAGTTTAAACAGAGGACAATTTTCTTCAAAGTAGAAGTTTGAAACCAGAATATCTTATTTTGCGATCAATCTTTAGCACAAGATGATATTTTTCAAAACAGTGTCccaatcttttattattatgtcttacactttaaaaaaattattaaaccgAAATAGATGCAAGGAAATAAGCGAAACATCATATAATCTAGTTGTCAAAATCCAATACACATCGTGTAGCACAACCATTAAATCATCCgttatttgtatatatataacacaATTTTGACCGTAGTCATGTAGCAAGAATTACTAAAGAAGCTTAAACCTGCTTTCATCTTTTTCAACACTATACTTTgcttttttctctctttttcctTCCCTTCCAACTCTTCATAATACCACTCTCAATTCCCACAACCACCACACTTCCATCTCTCTCTCtaaaacacacacatacatacaaaCACTGGGTGATGCTgagaaaggaaaaatgaacGGAAGAGTGAGCTTCATCCCTATCCAAACCTTTAAGCCCAGACATGGGGTTGCTGCTGCAAAAGTTGGTGAAAACAAGAAAAGATTCTTCCAAATATGGACATTTAAACTTCCAAATAGCTCAAGATTTTCACCGGCAAGATTGCTGAGGCACATAGGAACAAAGGTGGAAGTAGCCTTGCAATATGTGTCGTCTCGGCATCGGTGCTCACGGAAGGTATCTTCTGCTAGTTTTACAAGGTCGCGGTCATATGCTGACACTCTCGATTCTCAGAGGGCTGAAGCCATTGAGGATTGCATTGATTTCTTGAATTCCTCTGCCTCTTTACAAAGATCAAACTCAGTTGCAAGTTCTTGTTAGAAAAGTGTTGTGAATGAAATAGAAACTGCTGTTTTATGTAATACATAGCTGTGTCCATTTTATGTTTCAGAATATGTACAAGGAATTGTCCAGTTTGCCTTGTGACTTGGTGCCCATTTTGTAATCCCACAAAGAATTTGAGTCTAATCCATGTACACATAAACACGATTCAAGTTCAGACAAATGAAAATATTTGAATGGTGCCTACTGAAAACCATGCTCATCTGTCAAGGGAGAGCTTTTCTAGAGCTCGGCTTCCATTATTCAAACCTTTCTTCAGTTCAAGAGCTCGCTTGTATGGTGGTGCAATAGGAGGTTGTACAGGATCTAAGCTCTTGTAAGTTCCATCAGCAACTTTAGGAAGTGGATATGAACGATCCGAGTCAAACCCGCTAAGGTCCCCACAGGCCAGAAATGGGATATAAACCTTATTAGGGCCTTCTAGCCACCCACTGCTGCAATCTGTCGCGTGATATTACGTGTTATAACAATGCagcaaaaacaacaaaaaactcaaatgtaaaacttttttttgggtttccatAAACAACAATTTCTTGACTGCACAACAATTGAGATATGATGATTGAGCGTAACCAATATCTTTCTTTGAATGCATCTTTTCCCCTGAAGGATGGTGGTGTGACGATATCTAAAGTGAGACCAGAATTCTGTGGTAGCAGAGATCGATATGATGAACGAAAATTAAATGTTTCCATGAATGCATTTAAAGATTGCTCGAATTAGAAGagcacataaataaatattcaggAACAAGTACTATTAGTATGAAAGGTACCTATGTCATCACCAGCACCAGACGGGCTTCCAATTTTCTCCAGGAGACGGTGCAGATCTTTCTCATTAAAGCCTTCAGGGGGTGAGTAATTCTCACAGACCACAAATGCCTCTAAATTTTCAGTAATGGTTTTgagcaaagaaaaataaaaggctTCTGTATGTCAGATACgttaaaatttattcaaatgCATAAACACCTAACACATACATTATAATTTAACCATACTTTATTTACATTAAGCTTCCTTTATCCAGATTCAAACAAAATAGTGCTTTCACCGAGCACATGTTAAGTGTGGACTTGCCTTAGAAATAACAAGATGAAagctgtgttttttttttttggagaaaaCAAATTGTTTATTTAGTTGTAATATTGCCCTTAATACCTTTAGTTGCTTTCACCGCTAGAGGGTGTTGAATACAAAATATGTGTTCCTGATAACCCAGAAAAACAATTCTACActtcataattttcaaactgAGTAGAAATTAAGAATACTGCGAACTATTATGACATTTGGATGTTGTCCACATCTACTAGTTTACAACTGTAGACAAACTTGGTCAATGGCCTTAAATATCACTGGTTCCAAGCCATGAGATGGTGCCAGTAAGGGTATGCAAGCATGTGGCGTCAATAAATTAGAATATAAGATAGTATCCTTACTATTTATGAAGCTACATGAGATGAATGAGGAATAGGTCAACTGGATGGGCTTCGTTATGATTTCATGATAGAGTTTTTGGATAAGTGGAAGATGTGAACGTATTACCACATTTACTGGAGAACGTGCAGAaattattaaacaaattaataatttaccTATGCTTGAATTGCGACTGCTTTTTGGTTTAGCAAATGTCACTTCCGTGAAAAATGACTTAAGCTAGAAGCAAAACGTTAGTAATTCCATAAGTTCCAACCAAACCATGCCATTATAATTGATGGTAAGGCAAAAATCTACCGAACTTATTGGTTATTAAAGGCATAATTATATTGTAGACAGCAAACCAGAAAATTCATTGTTCAATGAATCACCTGAATGAAAACACACAGAGAGGAGATACCAACATTATAGATTATACTTAGCAAGCCATGACGTGTGGTAAAAGGAGAAGCAAACCAAATAACATAATCAGCATATACATGAGTCCACTGGGTCCATAATGCTTTGCCCATTTCAATTATAACACTCtactttcaaaatatttcaagGAATGAAGTTATCTTAACTCCAACTATAAAAAAAGTTCCCTAGGATTTTGCAATTGAGTAAATGCCTGTTCGAATTTATGTTACTCTCGGTGTTCTATCATGCTTTGATCAACCCCAACCAAAGAAAACAATATAAGCATCAATCTGTAGTCAGTACTTTGAATTTATTTGCTGGTTTCAAGAAGAAAAATGCAACAAAGTTGGGCCTTATTTTTTCTAAAGGGGTGGTTTCAACGAAGTTGAAAAATTAAGCTGCGGCGCGGCTATATAAGATCAAATTATTGTGTTGATATTAAGGTTTAAGAGCCAATAAAATTGATCACACATCATTTCAAGATAAGTCATGTACACATGGAAAATAATACACCACTTCTAGTTATCAAGACATCAAAAAGAGGGAATTTGGTAATGCGACTCAAACAAGACCATCATACCCTgcaaatcatattaattaaagaaatataaAAGGGCGAGCTACAGAAGTATGACAAACCTGACAGTATAGGAGACTGGCATCTTTTCCTCGAAATATCTTTGCTATAAACTTTCCACCAGCCTTTAGTATGTGCGTAACTATAGTTAAACCCTGAAAGAATGTTATCCATGTTTAAAATCAGAGACACCCTAGGATATATAACACTAGAAATTCGAGCCTATACCAAAGATACAAGGAATACAGCAGTCAGAATGAAATGCTGGAAAACAC comes from Primulina huaijiensis isolate GDHJ02 chromosome 5, ASM1229523v2, whole genome shotgun sequence and encodes:
- the LOC140977186 gene encoding uncharacterized protein, encoding MGKASRDKRDIYYRKEKEEGWRARSAFKLLQIDEEFNIFEGVKRAVDLCAAPGSWSQVLSRKLYRPAKLSSDSKDCDLPHIVAIDLQPMAPIEGVIQVQGDITNARTAEVVIRHFDGGKADLVVCDGAPDVTGLHDMDEFVQSQLILAGLTIVTHILKAGGKFIAKIFRGKDASLLYCQLKSFFTEVTFAKPKSSRNSSIEAFVVCENYSPPEGFNEKDLHRLLEKIGSPSGAGDDIDCSSGWLEGPNKVYIPFLACGDLSGFDSDRSYPLPKVADGTYKSLDPVQPPIAPPYKRALELKKGLNNGSRALEKLSLDR
- the LOC140977185 gene encoding protein FLUORESCENT IN BLUE LIGHT, chloroplastic-like isoform X2; protein product: MLLKQGPVAWSPNQPRIFSRFSSSIGTLKSLIPNYSFTRATVDGTRFNATACTSHVRCVCKCEGFLHEMPSAVNFKATLRSRLPATALLVVNGLMFAKPFEAIAETCVANNSVFSMNMPLLLFVALVGATVGGLRARERKGELKRLNEQLRQINTALRRQAKIESYAPSLSYAPVGGRISENEIIVDERKQYLISRLKNGKNFLRNQDLENACFEFKSALELAQKLEDPIEEKKAARGLGASLQRQGKYRDAIKYHSVVLEISQREGDESGNTEAYGAIADCYTELGDLERAAKYYDQYIARLQSD
- the LOC140977185 gene encoding protein FLUORESCENT IN BLUE LIGHT, chloroplastic-like isoform X1; translation: MLLKQGPVAWSPNQPRIFSRFSSSIGTLKSLIPNYSFTRATVDGTRFNATACTSHVRCVCKCEGFLHEMPSAVNFKATLRSRLPATALLVVNGLMFAKPFEAIAETCVANNSVFSMNMPLLLFVALVGATVGGLRARERKGELKRLNEQLRQINTALRRQAKIESYAPSLSYAPVGGRISENEIIVDERKQYLISRLKNGKNFLRNQDLENACFEFKSALELAQKLEDPIEEKKAARGLGASLQRQGKYRDAIKYHSVVLEISQREGDESGNTEAYGAIADCYTELGDLERAAKYYDQYIARFRGNFEYK